From a region of the Mycolicibacterium sp. MU0050 genome:
- a CDS encoding helix-turn-helix domain-containing protein — translation MGSPAADATTSADHARPDTRQRLIDVAVELFIRHSYAGTSLQMIADELGFTKAAIYHHFRTREQLLDAVVSPILERLKTVIAEAEQLRGVHARADHLLTGFAELAVQHRVVAVLAVDPAVDKMVRASREWDDLVDRQMALLADVDPGPAGLVKATVVFAGVAAASGPLSAKLDRDELLAHLIDTGRRALGLRVPRAKH, via the coding sequence ATGGGGTCACCCGCGGCCGACGCCACCACATCCGCCGACCATGCGCGCCCGGACACCCGCCAACGACTGATCGACGTCGCCGTCGAGCTCTTCATCCGGCACAGCTACGCGGGCACGTCGCTGCAGATGATCGCCGATGAGCTCGGCTTCACCAAAGCCGCGATCTACCACCACTTTCGGACGCGCGAGCAGCTGCTCGACGCCGTCGTCTCCCCCATCCTGGAACGCCTGAAGACCGTCATCGCCGAGGCCGAGCAACTCCGCGGCGTCCACGCGCGGGCCGACCATCTGCTCACCGGCTTCGCCGAGCTCGCCGTGCAGCACCGCGTGGTCGCGGTGCTGGCCGTCGACCCGGCCGTCGACAAGATGGTGCGGGCCAGCCGCGAATGGGACGACCTCGTCGACCGGCAGATGGCGCTGCTGGCCGACGTCGACCCGGGTCCGGCCGGCTTGGTCAAGGCCACCGTGGTGTTCGCGGGCGTGGCCGCCGCCTCCGGACCGCTGTCGGCCAAGCTGGACCGCGACGAATTGCTCGCCCACCTCATCGACACCGGGCGCCGCGCCCTCGGCCTGCGCGTGCCGCGCGCCAAGCACTGA
- a CDS encoding ABC transporter substrate-binding protein has translation MSVLNRRAIAALVVAAAAALGGTTACTTQSDDADGKLIVGFVVDPSWSHIPVAQQAGYFADRGLDVEVVNFSTGVEALQTLTARQVDVTTAAAVPTSAAVVKSPELRVVADGARWNGGRIVARRDSGVARLADLNGKKVGAPQGTSGAFFADSVLAQAGVTAQQVQVAPSAIVTAATQGNVDAVSIFQPYQAQVIAALGDDAVVLEESGGSFVDHCLYLTTAATATDKAEDLSAFFAALDAAGADLAAGTEGSVAAVSAATQLDPALVSGVLAEYDFALELRPSLAEELAAKGAWAKKAGNIDASVTLPDYGQFLDAQFLGQPAPA, from the coding sequence ATGTCAGTCCTGAATCGGAGAGCCATCGCGGCCCTCGTCGTCGCCGCCGCGGCCGCGCTGGGCGGTACCACCGCCTGCACGACGCAGTCCGACGACGCCGACGGCAAGCTCATCGTCGGCTTCGTGGTGGATCCGTCCTGGTCGCACATCCCGGTGGCGCAGCAGGCCGGCTACTTCGCCGACCGCGGCCTCGACGTCGAGGTGGTGAACTTCTCGACCGGAGTCGAAGCGTTGCAGACGCTTACGGCGCGCCAGGTCGACGTGACCACCGCGGCGGCCGTGCCCACCTCGGCCGCGGTGGTGAAGTCGCCCGAGTTGCGGGTGGTGGCCGACGGCGCGCGCTGGAACGGTGGGCGCATCGTCGCGCGCAGGGATTCCGGGGTGGCCCGCCTGGCCGACCTGAACGGCAAGAAGGTCGGCGCGCCCCAGGGCACCAGCGGGGCTTTCTTCGCCGACAGCGTGCTGGCGCAGGCCGGCGTCACCGCGCAGCAGGTCCAGGTGGCACCGTCGGCGATCGTCACCGCCGCGACCCAGGGCAACGTCGACGCGGTCTCGATCTTCCAGCCGTACCAGGCGCAGGTCATCGCCGCGCTCGGCGATGACGCGGTGGTCCTCGAGGAAAGCGGCGGCAGCTTCGTAGACCATTGCCTGTACCTGACCACCGCCGCGACGGCCACCGACAAGGCCGAGGACCTGAGCGCGTTCTTCGCCGCGCTCGACGCCGCCGGTGCGGATCTGGCCGCCGGCACCGAGGGCAGCGTCGCGGCGGTCTCAGCGGCCACGCAACTGGATCCGGCGCTGGTCAGCGGTGTGCTCGCGGAGTACGACTTCGCGTTGGAACTGCGGCCGTCGCTGGCCGAGGAACTCGCGGCCAAGGGCGCGTGGGCCAAAAAGGCCGGCAACATCGACGCGAGTGTCACGCTGCCGGACTACGGTCAGTTCCTCGACGCACAGTTCCTGGGGCAACCGGCACCGGCCTGA
- a CDS encoding IS3 family transposase (programmed frameshift): MSGKRKKYTPEFREQAARLVIETGRPIAHVAAEIGVGEQLLGRWVRVAREAAGAGDNGAVLDSDERAELERLRKENAELRLDRQFLKKSRGLLCLRTEPVEAYGLIEAEKANYAITRMCELLDVSRSGFYKWRKSQAAGPSPAARRRAELDVKVAALHEASDGVYGAPRILADLRDAGETVSRKTVAASLRRQGLAGISPRTFAPVTTVVDLDAPPIPDLVKRRFDTGRLDGVWTSDITYLRTGEGWLYLCAVRDGCSRRVIGWAIDEHLHTDLVEDAVAMAVAMRGELAAQVVFHADRGCQYTSAQLARFARKHDLARSVGRTGVCWDNAQQESFWATMKVEFYDRYLWPTKAAAKLAVGDWIERVYNRRRRHSSIGMITPVEYENRITQTAQAA, translated from the exons ATGTCGGGCAAGCGGAAGAAGTACACCCCGGAGTTTCGGGAGCAGGCGGCCCGCTTGGTGATCGAGACGGGCCGGCCGATCGCGCATGTGGCCGCGGAGATCGGTGTGGGTGAGCAGTTGCTGGGGCGCTGGGTGCGGGTGGCCCGCGAGGCCGCTGGCGCAGGCGATAATGGTGCGGTGCTTGATTCTGATGAGCGTGCCGAGTTGGAGCGGCTGCGCAAGGAGAACGCTGAATTGCGTTTGGACCGGCAGTTTTTGA AAAAAAGCCGCGGCCTTCTTTGCCTCCGAACAGAACCAGTAGAGGCCTACGGTCTGATCGAGGCGGAGAAGGCCAATTACGCGATCACCCGGATGTGCGAGCTGCTGGACGTGTCGCGGTCGGGGTTTTACAAATGGCGCAAGTCCCAGGCCGCGGGACCGTCGCCGGCGGCGCGGCGTCGTGCCGAGTTGGATGTCAAGGTCGCGGCCTTGCATGAGGCCTCCGATGGGGTCTATGGGGCGCCGCGCATCCTGGCCGACCTGCGCGATGCCGGCGAGACCGTGTCACGCAAGACGGTGGCTGCCTCGCTGCGCCGTCAGGGTCTGGCCGGGATCAGCCCACGTACGTTCGCCCCGGTAACCACCGTGGTGGATCTGGACGCGCCGCCGATCCCTGACCTGGTCAAACGTCGATTCGATACAGGCCGTCTGGATGGGGTGTGGACCAGCGACATCACCTATCTGCGCACCGGTGAGGGCTGGTTGTACCTGTGCGCCGTGCGTGACGGCTGCAGCCGGCGGGTGATCGGCTGGGCCATCGATGAGCACCTGCATACCGACCTGGTCGAGGACGCGGTGGCGATGGCGGTGGCCATGCGCGGCGAGTTGGCCGCGCAGGTGGTGTTCCATGCTGACCGCGGATGTCAGTACACCAGTGCGCAGTTGGCACGGTTCGCCCGCAAGCATGATCTGGCCCGCTCGGTGGGCCGCACCGGGGTGTGTTGGGATAATGCTCAGCAGGAATCATTCTGGGCCACAATGAAAGTCGAGTTCTACGACCGCTACTTGTGGCCCACCAAAGCAGCCGCTAAGCTCGCCGTCGGCGACTGGATCGAACGGGTCTACAACCGCCGACGGCGCCACTCTTCGATCGGGATGATCACCCCGGTCGAGTACGAGAACCGGATCACTCAGACGGCACAAGCCGCCTGA
- a CDS encoding IS110 family transposase produces MKSASNTPTNTITLPPEPPGGVTAGVDWARDDHAVSVVDDRGRELARTTTPHNAAGLRDLTAFLHRHGAGEVAIERPDGPVVDTLLAAGLTVVVISPNQVKNLRGRYGSAGNKDDRFDAYVLADTLRTDRHRLRALVPDTDATVALRRACRARKDLVNHRVAVANQLRAHLRNALPAAVGLFAEIDSLISLAFLTRFDTQDKIDWLSPKRLGDWLAKQGYSGKAAPTVLHQRILAAPRGAIGVHGATQAHITASYLALLHTLVTQIKALTAQIETQLSAHADAHIFTSLPRSGRVRAARLLAEIGDCRARFPTPESLTCLAGAAPSTRQSGKARIVGFRWACDKQLRDAVTDFAADTRLVNPWAADLYDRARARGHDHPHAVRILARAWLHIIWHCWQDNAPYNPTKHRALQRFTTNQNEVGLTPLGGHSVRRLVPSE; encoded by the coding sequence ATGAAGTCAGCCAGCAACACCCCGACCAACACCATTACCCTGCCGCCAGAACCGCCCGGCGGTGTGACCGCCGGTGTGGACTGGGCGCGCGACGACCACGCCGTCAGTGTCGTCGATGACCGCGGCCGCGAACTGGCCCGGACCACGACGCCCCACAACGCGGCCGGACTGCGAGATCTCACCGCCTTCTTGCACCGCCACGGTGCCGGTGAGGTCGCCATCGAACGCCCTGACGGCCCCGTGGTGGACACCCTGCTCGCTGCCGGACTCACTGTGGTGGTGATCTCCCCGAACCAGGTCAAGAACCTGCGCGGCCGCTACGGTTCGGCCGGCAACAAGGACGACCGGTTCGACGCCTACGTGCTGGCCGACACCTTGCGCACCGACCGCCACCGGCTGCGGGCACTGGTCCCCGACACCGATGCCACCGTCGCCCTGCGGCGTGCCTGCCGGGCCCGCAAAGACTTGGTGAATCACCGTGTGGCCGTTGCCAATCAGCTCCGCGCTCACCTGCGCAACGCGCTGCCCGCCGCCGTCGGCCTGTTCGCCGAAATTGACTCGTTGATCAGCCTGGCGTTCCTGACCCGCTTCGACACCCAGGACAAGATCGACTGGCTGAGTCCCAAACGGCTCGGCGACTGGCTGGCCAAACAGGGCTACTCCGGCAAGGCCGCCCCCACCGTGCTGCACCAACGCATCCTGGCCGCGCCCCGGGGCGCCATCGGCGTCCACGGGGCCACCCAGGCCCACATCACCGCCAGCTACCTCGCGCTGCTTCACACCCTGGTCACGCAGATCAAAGCCCTCACGGCCCAGATCGAGACGCAACTCAGTGCCCACGCCGACGCCCACATCTTCACGTCCCTGCCGCGCTCCGGCCGTGTCCGGGCCGCCCGGTTGCTCGCCGAGATCGGCGACTGTCGCGCCCGATTCCCCACCCCCGAATCGCTGACGTGTCTGGCCGGTGCCGCACCCTCCACGCGCCAATCCGGCAAAGCCCGCATCGTCGGATTCCGCTGGGCTTGCGACAAACAACTGCGCGACGCCGTCACCGACTTCGCCGCCGACACCCGCCTGGTCAACCCCTGGGCCGCCGACCTTTACGACCGAGCCCGCGCCCGGGGCCACGACCACCCCCACGCCGTGCGCATCCTCGCCCGCGCCTGGCTGCACATCATCTGGCACTGCTGGCAAGACAACGCCCCCTACAACCCCACCAAACACCGAGCACTCCAACGATTCACCACCAACCAAAACGAGGTGGGCTTGACCCCATTGGGTGGACACTCGGTCAGGCGGCTTGTGCCGTCTGAGTGA
- a CDS encoding 3-oxoacyl-ACP reductase FabG has translation MSTTNTPRVALVTGGGSGIGKAIVERLAADGHRVATLDLQPSDAPHSYVADVTDRAAIDAALARIHDELGTVGILVNAAGLDGFKPFLKISFEDWQRVVDVNLHGVFHMIQAVLPEMIEAGWGRIVNISSSSTHSGTPYMSHYVSAKSGVNGLTKSLALEYGPSGVTVNAVPPGFIDTPMLRKAADKGYLGDIEKTIEATPVRRMGRPEDIAAAVAFLASEEASYITGQILGVNGGRNT, from the coding sequence ATGTCCACGACCAACACCCCTCGGGTCGCGCTGGTGACCGGCGGCGGATCGGGAATCGGCAAGGCAATCGTCGAGCGCCTCGCCGCCGACGGCCATCGGGTGGCCACCCTCGACCTGCAGCCCTCCGACGCCCCGCACTCCTATGTCGCCGACGTGACCGACCGCGCCGCCATCGACGCCGCGCTCGCACGCATCCACGACGAGTTGGGGACGGTGGGCATCCTGGTCAACGCCGCCGGACTGGACGGCTTCAAGCCGTTCCTGAAGATCTCCTTCGAGGACTGGCAGCGGGTGGTCGACGTCAACCTGCATGGTGTGTTCCACATGATCCAGGCGGTGCTGCCGGAGATGATCGAGGCGGGCTGGGGCCGCATCGTCAACATCTCCTCGTCGAGCACACACTCCGGCACCCCGTACATGTCGCACTACGTGTCGGCGAAGTCCGGCGTCAACGGGCTGACCAAAAGCCTTGCGCTGGAATACGGTCCGAGCGGTGTCACGGTGAACGCGGTGCCACCGGGCTTCATCGACACCCCGATGCTGCGCAAGGCCGCCGACAAGGGCTACCTCGGCGACATCGAAAAGACCATCGAGGCCACCCCGGTGCGACGGATGGGCCGGCCCGAGGACATCGCGGCGGCCGTGGCGTTCCTGGCGTCGGAAGAGGCCAGCTACATCACGGGCCAGATTCTGGGCGTCAACGGCGGGCGCAACACCTGA
- a CDS encoding MFS transporter has translation MTQVSEPSTVTLRKVIIGASVGNAVEWFDFAIYGFLATFIAANFFPEGNDTAALLNTFAIFAAAFFMRPLGGFVFGPLGDRIGRHRVLALVILLMSAATLAIGLLPTYAAIGVAAPLLLLLMRCLQGFSAGGEYGGGAVYLAEFAEERTRGRTITFMVWSGVVGFLLGSITVTLLEAGLSAEAMNSYGWRIPFLIAGPLGLVGLYIRLKLDDTPEFKELSDNDEIATSPLRESIRTSWRQILQVIGMFVIFNVGYYVVFAYLPTYFIRTLEFSETGAFVSITAACLVAIVLILPLAALSDRIGRRPMLIAGSVGFAIFAYPLFLLLNSGSLAAAIAAHIGLAIIECIYISVAVSAGVEMFATRVRYSGFGVGYNLCVAVFGGTTPYIVTWLTASTDNPIAPAYYIVVAAVISLVTVLTVRETAGKPLVTA, from the coding sequence ATGACGCAGGTCAGCGAGCCGAGCACCGTTACCCTGCGCAAGGTCATCATCGGGGCGTCGGTCGGCAACGCCGTCGAATGGTTCGACTTCGCCATCTACGGCTTCCTCGCGACGTTCATCGCGGCGAACTTCTTTCCCGAGGGCAACGACACCGCGGCCCTGCTGAACACGTTCGCGATCTTCGCTGCAGCGTTCTTCATGCGGCCGCTGGGCGGATTCGTCTTCGGTCCGCTCGGCGACCGCATCGGGCGGCACCGGGTGCTGGCGCTGGTGATCTTGCTGATGTCGGCGGCCACGCTGGCCATCGGGTTGCTGCCCACCTACGCCGCGATCGGGGTGGCCGCGCCGCTGCTGCTGCTGTTGATGCGCTGCCTGCAGGGCTTCTCGGCCGGCGGCGAATACGGCGGCGGCGCAGTGTATCTGGCCGAGTTCGCCGAGGAACGCACCCGCGGCCGGACCATCACCTTCATGGTGTGGTCGGGGGTAGTGGGCTTCCTGCTCGGTTCGATCACCGTGACCCTGCTGGAGGCGGGGCTGTCGGCCGAGGCGATGAACAGCTACGGCTGGCGGATCCCGTTCCTGATCGCGGGCCCGCTGGGCCTGGTGGGGCTCTACATCAGGCTGAAGCTCGACGACACCCCGGAGTTCAAGGAGCTCAGCGACAACGACGAGATCGCGACATCGCCGTTGCGGGAGTCGATCCGGACATCCTGGCGGCAGATCCTGCAGGTCATCGGGATGTTCGTGATCTTCAACGTGGGCTACTACGTGGTGTTCGCTTATCTGCCCACGTACTTCATCCGAACCCTGGAGTTCTCCGAGACCGGCGCCTTCGTCTCGATCACCGCGGCCTGCCTGGTGGCGATCGTGCTGATCCTGCCGCTGGCCGCGCTCTCGGACCGGATCGGCCGGCGGCCCATGCTCATCGCGGGGTCGGTGGGCTTCGCCATCTTCGCCTATCCGCTGTTCCTGCTGCTGAACTCGGGCTCGCTGGCCGCGGCGATCGCCGCGCACATCGGGCTGGCGATCATCGAATGCATCTACATCTCGGTGGCAGTCTCGGCGGGCGTGGAGATGTTCGCCACCCGGGTGCGCTACAGCGGGTTCGGCGTGGGGTACAACCTCTGCGTCGCGGTGTTCGGCGGCACCACGCCCTACATCGTCACCTGGCTCACGGCCTCCACCGACAACCCGATCGCGCCGGCCTACTACATCGTGGTGGCCGCGGTGATCTCGCTGGTGACCGTGCTGACCGTCCGCGAGACCGCGGGCAAGCCACTGGTGACGGCCTGA
- a CDS encoding ABC transporter permease, producing MLTKPVSAAGARAGRGAGLAAGVVIVALVWSAVAAIGVFPRALFPTAADIGTAGWKLLVGGDLGPDIAASMTRALLGLGIGAFAGFTVAVATASTAVGRTVLQPVLRLFAPIPTIGLVPLAILWFGLGEESKISVVALGVFVPVWINSHAGLSTTPADFLQAARCLGASRWHTLTRIVIPEAGPDIVAGLRVGAAMAFVLIVVAEMTGTTHGLGYRIYQSQLFSQADRLIFCLIVLGIVGALVDQLLARLTTPVTRWAAQER from the coding sequence GTGCTCACCAAGCCGGTGTCCGCGGCCGGCGCCCGGGCCGGGCGCGGGGCCGGCCTCGCGGCCGGCGTGGTGATCGTCGCGTTGGTCTGGTCGGCGGTCGCGGCCATCGGGGTCTTCCCGCGGGCGTTGTTCCCGACCGCCGCCGACATCGGCACCGCGGGCTGGAAGTTGTTGGTGGGGGGCGATCTCGGTCCCGACATCGCCGCCAGTATGACGCGCGCGCTGCTCGGCCTGGGTATCGGTGCGTTCGCCGGATTCACGGTGGCGGTGGCGACGGCATCGACCGCGGTCGGGCGCACCGTGCTGCAACCGGTCCTGCGGTTGTTCGCGCCGATCCCCACCATCGGGTTGGTGCCCTTGGCGATCCTGTGGTTCGGGCTCGGTGAGGAAAGCAAGATCAGCGTCGTCGCGCTCGGGGTCTTCGTCCCGGTCTGGATCAACAGCCATGCCGGCCTCTCGACCACCCCGGCCGACTTCCTGCAGGCCGCCCGTTGCCTCGGCGCCTCGCGCTGGCACACGCTGACCAGGATCGTGATCCCCGAAGCGGGCCCGGACATCGTCGCCGGACTGCGGGTGGGAGCGGCCATGGCGTTCGTCCTGATCGTGGTCGCCGAGATGACCGGAACCACCCACGGGCTCGGCTACCGGATCTACCAGTCGCAGTTGTTCTCCCAGGCCGACCGGCTGATCTTCTGCCTGATCGTGCTGGGCATCGTCGGTGCCCTGGTCGACCAACTACTGGCCCGTCTCACCACGCCGGTGACACGCTGGGCCGCTCAGGAGCGATGA
- a CDS encoding aryl-sulfate sulfotransferase gives MISARKANIIAVIDRRTGAIAWKLGPYLPATSGAEHQRINTHHLPRPLDQFSGQHNPHFIADGLPGAGNLLVFDNQGGAGYPPAPLGIYAGSRILEIDPVTETIVWQYTSEDSGQPSWSFFSSFVSNAQRLPNGNTLITEGMQGRIFQVTPDGRIVWEYLSPYEGKGVAGEPEVQTVRVPGVDRLSRTRLVYRSQAVPTDWVPAGVPNATEAIDRRRP, from the coding sequence GTGATCAGCGCCCGCAAGGCGAACATCATCGCGGTGATCGACCGGCGCACCGGCGCCATCGCGTGGAAACTCGGGCCCTACCTGCCGGCCACATCGGGGGCCGAGCACCAGCGAATCAACACCCATCACCTGCCCCGCCCGCTGGACCAGTTCTCCGGGCAGCACAATCCGCACTTCATCGCCGACGGGCTGCCGGGTGCGGGGAACCTGCTGGTCTTCGACAACCAGGGCGGCGCCGGCTATCCGCCGGCACCGCTGGGAATCTACGCAGGCTCAAGGATTCTGGAGATCGACCCCGTCACCGAGACCATTGTGTGGCAGTACACCTCCGAGGATTCCGGCCAGCCGTCCTGGAGCTTCTTCAGCTCGTTCGTCAGCAACGCGCAGCGGTTGCCCAACGGGAACACTTTGATCACCGAGGGCATGCAAGGCCGGATTTTCCAGGTCACCCCGGACGGCCGGATCGTCTGGGAGTACCTGAGCCCGTATGAGGGCAAGGGCGTCGCCGGTGAACCCGAGGTACAGACCGTGCGGGTTCCGGGTGTCGATCGGCTCAGCCGAACCCGGCTGGTCTACCGCTCGCAGGCGGTGCCGACGGACTGGGTGCCCGCCGGGGTGCCGAACGCGACCGAGGCGATCGACCGGCGGCGACCTTGA
- a CDS encoding DUF1330 domain-containing protein, with protein MAGKGYIIITEDIKDPEGMKEYAKLAGAAMGGAKVLAVDTNAEVLEGSWHGSQTVVLEFESVDAAREWYNSEQYQAAVKLRQAAADCNGVIISGF; from the coding sequence TTGGCAGGCAAGGGTTACATCATCATCACCGAGGACATCAAGGATCCCGAGGGCATGAAGGAGTACGCCAAGCTGGCGGGCGCCGCGATGGGCGGCGCCAAGGTTCTCGCCGTCGACACCAACGCCGAGGTGCTCGAGGGCAGCTGGCACGGGTCGCAGACCGTGGTGCTGGAGTTCGAATCGGTCGACGCCGCGCGCGAGTGGTACAACTCCGAGCAGTATCAGGCCGCGGTCAAGCTGCGGCAGGCCGCCGCCGACTGCAACGGCGTGATCATCAGCGGTTTCTAG
- a CDS encoding acyl-CoA synthetase: MSNQVEFNLSTVFSTVAAELPDQEYLVWRDKRFTFAQGEARIDGVARYLASAGLGCHTERAQLRGHESGQDHLGLYLRNGNEYLEAMIAGYRARVAPFNVSYRYVDEELIYLLTDSGATALAYNAEFAPRVAAIRDRLPDLRLLIQVADESGNDLLPGAVDYESITGTTAPESLPQVSADDLYILYTGGTTGMPKGVLWRQHDIFISAMGGRPFGSDAPLGSYAELAERAKLAGGAMSLLMLPPFMHGAAQWAAYNIVTMGGRIVIPDDVERLRPADILRLIEREKVVSIPVVGDAMARPLIDEIEAGGYDLSCLISVTNGGAPMSPGVRDRIRAALPHVLLLDAVGSSEAGQQMNTVASDEVPSAVFNPQADTAVVSVDYDRVLTPGSGEEGWLARRDIIPLGYLGDEAKTARTFPTIDGVRWSVPGDKARYLDDGRIELLGRDSVTINSGGEKIFAEEVERAVAAHPSIYDVVVVGRPSERWGNEVVAVVQLAEGKSVTDEELVQTCSRSIARYKVPKSFIRTDKVVRSPAGKADYRWAKSVATAEA; this comes from the coding sequence GTGAGCAACCAGGTGGAGTTCAATCTGTCGACGGTGTTCTCCACTGTGGCCGCCGAGCTGCCCGACCAGGAGTACCTGGTGTGGCGGGACAAGCGGTTCACCTTCGCCCAGGGCGAGGCGCGCATCGACGGCGTCGCGCGCTATCTGGCGTCGGCGGGGTTGGGCTGCCACACCGAGCGCGCCCAACTGCGCGGACACGAGAGCGGCCAGGACCACCTCGGGCTGTACCTGCGCAACGGCAACGAATACCTCGAGGCGATGATCGCCGGCTACCGCGCCCGGGTGGCGCCGTTCAACGTCAGCTACCGCTACGTCGACGAGGAGTTGATCTACCTCCTCACCGACAGCGGGGCCACGGCGCTGGCGTACAACGCCGAGTTCGCGCCGCGGGTGGCCGCCATCCGTGACCGGCTGCCTGATCTGCGGTTGCTCATCCAGGTTGCCGACGAGTCCGGCAACGACTTGTTGCCCGGCGCCGTCGACTACGAATCCATCACCGGCACAACCGCTCCCGAGTCCCTGCCGCAGGTTTCCGCCGACGACCTCTACATCCTCTACACCGGCGGCACCACCGGCATGCCCAAGGGCGTGCTGTGGCGCCAGCACGACATCTTCATCTCGGCGATGGGCGGGCGGCCGTTCGGCAGCGACGCCCCGCTGGGGTCGTATGCGGAGCTGGCCGAGCGCGCCAAGCTCGCCGGCGGCGCGATGTCGCTGTTGATGCTGCCGCCGTTCATGCACGGCGCCGCGCAGTGGGCGGCCTACAACATCGTCACCATGGGCGGCCGGATCGTGATTCCCGACGACGTCGAGCGGTTGCGCCCGGCCGACATCCTGCGGCTGATCGAGCGGGAGAAGGTCGTCAGCATTCCGGTGGTCGGCGACGCTATGGCGCGCCCGTTGATCGACGAGATCGAGGCCGGCGGCTACGACCTCTCGTGCCTGATCTCGGTGACCAACGGCGGCGCACCGATGTCACCGGGGGTGCGGGACCGCATCCGGGCGGCGCTGCCGCACGTGCTGCTGCTCGACGCGGTCGGTTCCTCGGAGGCCGGCCAGCAGATGAACACCGTCGCCTCCGACGAGGTGCCGTCGGCGGTGTTCAACCCGCAAGCCGACACCGCCGTGGTCTCGGTCGACTACGACCGCGTGCTGACCCCCGGCAGCGGGGAGGAGGGCTGGCTGGCCCGCCGCGACATCATCCCGCTGGGCTACCTCGGCGACGAGGCCAAGACCGCGCGCACCTTCCCCACCATCGACGGCGTGCGCTGGTCGGTGCCCGGCGACAAGGCCCGCTACCTCGACGATGGCCGGATCGAGTTGCTCGGCCGCGACTCGGTGACCATCAACTCCGGCGGGGAGAAGATCTTCGCCGAGGAGGTCGAGCGGGCCGTTGCCGCCCATCCCAGCATCTACGACGTCGTCGTCGTCGGTCGGCCGTCGGAGCGCTGGGGCAACGAGGTCGTGGCGGTGGTGCAACTGGCCGAGGGCAAGTCGGTCACCGACGAGGAACTCGTGCAGACCTGCAGCCGCAGCATCGCCCGGTACAAGGTGCCGAAGAGCTTCATCCGCACCGACAAGGTGGTGCGCTCACCGGCGGGCAAGGCCGACTACCGCTGGGCCAAGTCGGTCGCCACCGCCGAGGCCTGA
- a CDS encoding ABC transporter ATP-binding protein: MTLRAEGLVVRHPGQQAPSLKGIDLAFPEGSFTVLVGPSGCGKTTLLYCLAGLLAPTDGRVTDGTETVQRPDPRRGMAFQRDILFPWMSVEANLKFALRARSVPSRLRGDRVRDLLAAVGLSDRVAKQQPNQLSGGMRQRIGLARLLAGEPEVMLMDEPFAALDAQTRLRMQDLVVDLWSSTGRTVVFVTHDVDEAIRLSDRIVVLADGSVRSAVDNPLPRPRPADRLADLAGYSDLRRWLHNELGSDTADSVAPMSIS, translated from the coding sequence ATGACCTTGCGCGCAGAGGGTTTGGTGGTTCGTCATCCAGGCCAACAGGCGCCGTCGCTGAAGGGCATCGACCTGGCGTTTCCCGAGGGGTCCTTCACCGTGCTGGTCGGACCCTCGGGTTGCGGCAAGACCACCCTGCTGTACTGCCTGGCGGGTCTACTCGCGCCGACCGACGGCCGCGTCACCGACGGCACCGAGACCGTCCAACGCCCGGATCCGCGCCGCGGCATGGCGTTTCAGCGCGACATCCTGTTTCCCTGGATGAGCGTCGAGGCCAATTTGAAGTTCGCGCTGCGTGCCCGTTCGGTGCCGTCGCGACTGCGAGGCGACCGGGTGCGGGATCTGCTGGCCGCCGTCGGCTTGTCCGACCGGGTGGCGAAACAGCAACCCAACCAACTCTCCGGCGGGATGCGACAACGGATCGGCCTGGCGCGTCTGCTCGCCGGCGAGCCCGAAGTGATGCTGATGGACGAACCGTTCGCGGCCCTCGATGCGCAGACCCGGTTGCGGATGCAGGACCTGGTGGTCGATCTGTGGTCCAGCACGGGCCGCACCGTGGTGTTCGTGACCCACGACGTCGACGAGGCCATCCGGCTCTCCGATCGGATCGTGGTACTCGCCGACGGCAGTGTGCGCAGCGCGGTTGACAATCCGCTGCCGCGGCCACGGCCCGCGGACCGGCTGGCCGACCTCGCCGGCTACAGCGACCTTCGTCGGTGGCTGCACAACGAACTCGGGTCGGACACGGCCGATTCCGTCGCACCCATGTCAATCAGTTAG